One window of the Perca flavescens isolate YP-PL-M2 chromosome 16, PFLA_1.0, whole genome shotgun sequence genome contains the following:
- the dusp26 gene encoding dual specificity protein phosphatase 26 gives MAFMSRFSRSRSSSRSPNRKDSERVSPTLTVSELERLLCTGKTACNHADEVWPRLYIGDQDIASDRRELAKLGITHILNCAQSKWRSGAEYYFGMNITYHGIEAHDSPTFDMSVNFYPASEFIHKALTGGVRQGCRGGFKQMYGRQSRWGKQVSLRAWIQVTETEQVLVHCTVGVSRSATLVLAYLMIRQNLTLVEAIKTVKDHRGVIPNRGFLRQLNGLDGILRESRKTSPHS, from the exons ATGGCGTTCATGTCCCGGTTCTCCCGGTCCCGGAGCAGCTCCAGGTCGCCGAACCGAAAAGACTCGGAGCGCGTGTCCCCGACCCTGACCGTGTCCGAGCTGGAGAGACTCCTTTGCACTGGCAAAACGGCCTGTAACCATGCCGACGAAGTGTGGCCACGACTCTACATTGGAGATCA AGATATCGCATCAGACCGGCGCGAGCTGGCCAAACTCGGCATTACACACATCCTCAACTGTGCCCAGAGCAAGTGGCGCAGTGGAGCCGAGTATTACTTCGGCATGAACATCACCTATCACGGCATCGAGGCGCACGACTCCCCCACCTTCGACATGAGCGTCAacttctatcctgcttccgagTTCATCCACAAAGCCCTCACGGGTGGAG ttcgtcaggggtGTCGCGGGGGCTTTAAGCAGATGTACGGGAGGCAGAGCAGATGGGGGAAGCAAGTCAGCCTGAGAGCCTGGATACAGGTGACAGAGACGGAGCAG gtGCTGGTCCACTGCACTGTGGGAGTGAGCCGCTCTGCCACTCTGGTGCTGGCCTACCTGATGATCCGACAGAACCTGACGCTGGTTGAGGCCATCAAGACAGTGAAGGACCACCGGGGCGTCATCCCCAACCGGGGTTTCCTCCGCCAGCTCAACGGCCTGGACGGCATCCTGAGAGAGAGCCGTAAGACGTCGCCGCACAGCTGA